From Alkalinema sp. FACHB-956:
AGCATCACATCCCAAAACACCCCATTTTGAACAAATAAACCAAATCGAACCACTAGCGGAATACCTGGATCAATCCTGAGCTTTTCAAAGGCGAACGGCACAATCAATAAAGCCAACATCGCAGCCAACAGAAAAGTCGGTCGAAAATCATGCCCCCGGATCACACCGCTAAAATAGACACCCAGCAGCACTCCACAATACATCATGCCTTGTTCCAGAATCGAAAGCTGGCCTTCCTCGGCCTCGGTGATGCCGTACCAACAGGCTACTAACAAAGAGGGAGCGCGATCGTGGTTTCGATCGTGCATCCAGTGCTGTCTTGCGTGTCTAGGTCGTAACTGATGTCTGCTTATCGATCGGTTCAGGTCAAAGTATTTCAGCAGATTCATGGGATTTCCTTAAGTACAGTAGATCAACAAACCGTTGTCCCAAATAAACTGGGTACCACCCTTTTGCTTCAGGTGAGCACTCGGCGTCACCTTTCTCCCCTAGGCGATAATTCTCGCAGGAAAGTTTCCCGATTTTGGGCGATCGGCGATAACCAAACAAGGTCTTTACAAATATGAAAAATCTGGATAAAGAAATTTGACCTAAGCGGAGGCTATGTATAATAACGCGATCGAAGCCCCAGTTAAGCCCCAGTTAAGCCCCTGCTATCTGGTGAAATGGGTTAAAACTGGGGGACACACTCTAAACTGTCACATAAATCCTAGGAGATCTGAGAATATTGGTTATGCAGAACAAATTCTCGATCTCGTTTCGGCTGGACTCAGGGGCAATCCTAAAACGATTGCGGGGATAGCACTGTACGAATGCGTTGTAGCAAGGTATTAAACGGCTGCCAGTTATCGTCTTGGGTAATCGGTTCCCAAACGGCTTCGATTTCCGGGCGGGTAATCACCAAATCTGGATTTTGGGCATAGAGTTGGGCTTGGATCGCAGGCAAGTCAGCCTCGGGCACGTTATTTAACAATTGGTGGTAGCGTTGTCGCCATTGATCGAATAACGGTTGTAGATCTGTGACCTCGATCGGGAAATCTGCCAGAATTTGATTCGCATCCTGCCGCCAAGTGGGCGAAAATTTCCGAGTGAGTTCCCAGAAAAAGCCATGGTAGCTGGTTTGGGACGTGTGGAGAAATTCGATCGTGGCCTTCAACAATTCCCGCGCCAGCCCATCGTCTCCGAGTTCTTCCGTTTGCCCAAAGCCTAACTTTTTCAGCATGAGAGCCCGATAGGTTTGGCCATAGTGGGCGTCATACTGAGCGATCGCGGCATCGAGATCCGATTCAGAAATCACTAACTTCAATGGAACCTGCAACATTTGGAGATTCCATTTACAAATTAACGGTTGATTGGAATAGGCATAGCGTCCGAAATAATCAAAATACGCAGCGGTAAATTTCGGATCAAGGCTGGGGATAAAGGCATAGGGGCCATAGTCAAAACTTTCCCCCGTAATGGCCATATTATCGGTGTTCAACACTGCATGGCAAAATCCCGCTGCCATCCACTGCGCCACCAACTCCGCTACCCGGCAAACTAATTCGCCATAGAACCGGGCGTAGCGATCGGGGGCCGGTAACAGGTGGGGATAATAGTATTCGATCCCATGCTCTAATAGATTGGCGATCAAATCCTTACGGCCTAGGTAATGCAGCCGTTCAAAGGTACCGAAACGGATATGCGATTGCTGGACGCGAATCATCACCGACGATCGGGTGGGAGAGGGTTCATCCCCACGCCAGAGTTTTTCCCCCGTTTCCACCAAACTCAAACAGCGGGACGTGCGGACACCCAAGCGGTACAACATTTCCGCCGCTAACACCTCTCGGACGCCGCCTTTCAACGTGAGTCGCCCGTCGCCGCCTCGGGAATAGGGGGTGGTGCCCGATCCCTTGGTGCCCAAGTCGTAGAGGCGATCGTCGATTCCCCGCACTTGCCCGTAGAGAAAACCTCGGCCATCTCCGAGGGCAGGATTGTACTCCCCGAATTGATACCCGTGGTAACGCAAGGCGAGGAAGGGCGATCGGCCTTGGAATTGCCCAAAGGCTTCAATAAAATGCTGATCGGTAACTGCTTCCGGGTCTAGTCCCAACTGCTGTAAGACGTCATCGTTACGCCACCGCAGGGAATAGCTGGGAAATTCCGCCGCTGGGACGGGATCAAAATAGTCTTCTCCCAACTGTTCGATCGCGGGTTCGTAGTTGAGCGCCAGAATGGGGTTCACGGGACGGCCTGGAAATGGAACGCTTCCCATCCTAGCGAGATTTGACCGCTCTTTTGCAAGAAAAGACCAATCCCTGGGTCAGAGAACGCTCAATGCTAACCGTTGATGACTTCTTCACCCCCCTACCCGTCTACCCCCCCTACCCATCTATCCACTTGGGACTTTATTTATACGCCACTCCCTTAGCGAGAGGGTTGGGCCAGGGTGGAACTGGATTTCTTGGTGACAACGAGGTTATCGCGATGGACAACGGTGTCTTCCCCTGTATGGCCCAGGATGGTGGCGATTTCTTCCGATCGGCGGCCTCGGATTTTTTGCAATTCTTGGCTATTGTAGTTCACCAAGCCCCGAGCAATTTCCTGACCGTGGAGATTGCACAGGCGCACGGCTTCATCGGCATCAAAGCTGCCCTCAATGCCAATAATGCCAGCGGCTAGCAGCGATTTTCCTGCATTGCGAATGGCATTCACCGCACCATCATCCAGGTAGAGTTTTCCGGCGGGAACCATGCCATGGGCAATCCAGCGCTGACGGGCACTGATGGGGCGAGCGTGGGGTTCAAATTGCGTGCCGATCGACTCCCCGGCCAGAATTTTCAGGAGATTGCGGGGTTCTTGACCTCGGGTAATCACGGTTCGCACCCCTGCGCCGGTGGCAATTTGCGCCGCAGAGATTTTCGTGACCATGCCGCCGGTGCCCCATTGGGTTCCAGAACTACCCGTATCAACGGCTAAGTCGTCAATGTTTTTCACTAATACGATCGGTTTTGCATCGGGATTGGTGCGGGGATCGGCAGAGTAGAGGCGATCGACATCCGTGAGCAGGAATAACCAATCGGCATCAACCAAACTGGCGACCAACGCGGATAGGGTGTCGTTATCCCCAAATTTCAATTCATCAACAGCAACGGTATCGTTTTCATTGACGACCGGAATCACGCCCAGGTTTAACAGTTCTTGGAAGGTGCGATAGACGTTGACGTAGCGGTTGCGTTCCACTAAGTCCCCTCGGGTCAGCAAGACTTGGGCAATCGGTTGTTGCATAGCGGTGAAGAAGTCGTCGTAAATCCGCATGAGGCGACCCTGGCCAACGGCGGCAACGGCTTGCTTAACGGAGATGACTTTGGGGCGTTCGGTCAGTCCCAGGCGGGCACATCCCACTCCCACCGCGCCTGACGACACCAAAACGACGCGGTGACCTTGCTGTTGCAGTTCGCTGAGGATTTCCACCAGAGCCGCGATCGTGGAGAGGGCGAGGTTTCCGGATTCTGGCTGGGTCAGGCTAGAGGTGCCAATTTTGACGACGATCGTTTGACGATCGCAGGTTGGGAAATGGGTTGCAGCAGCGTGGGACATGGTAGGGCAATCAACAATCCAAGGGCCGATCGATTTTACCGCTAGTCGTTAGCTATTGTGGGTCGAATGTCTGTTCTTGCGCTTAGCTCAAAAACCAGAATTTTCAGAAAATCCCGGTTTTTAAATCAGATCGCGCTCCATCCTGCTGGTGTATTGCTCATCAGCATGAGTTAGGAGATTGGATTGGACACCCGATCGCCGTTGTAGCGAATAATAAAAGTACTCTGTGTGATGAGTCATTTCCATGCGACGC
This genomic window contains:
- a CDS encoding YdiU family protein, with amino-acid sequence MGSVPFPGRPVNPILALNYEPAIEQLGEDYFDPVPAAEFPSYSLRWRNDDVLQQLGLDPEAVTDQHFIEAFGQFQGRSPFLALRYHGYQFGEYNPALGDGRGFLYGQVRGIDDRLYDLGTKGSGTTPYSRGGDGRLTLKGGVREVLAAEMLYRLGVRTSRCLSLVETGEKLWRGDEPSPTRSSVMIRVQQSHIRFGTFERLHYLGRKDLIANLLEHGIEYYYPHLLPAPDRYARFYGELVCRVAELVAQWMAAGFCHAVLNTDNMAITGESFDYGPYAFIPSLDPKFTAAYFDYFGRYAYSNQPLICKWNLQMLQVPLKLVISESDLDAAIAQYDAHYGQTYRALMLKKLGFGQTEELGDDGLARELLKATIEFLHTSQTSYHGFFWELTRKFSPTWRQDANQILADFPIEVTDLQPLFDQWRQRYHQLLNNVPEADLPAIQAQLYAQNPDLVITRPEIEAVWEPITQDDNWQPFNTLLQRIRTVLSPQSF
- the proB gene encoding glutamate 5-kinase, yielding MSHAAATHFPTCDRQTIVVKIGTSSLTQPESGNLALSTIAALVEILSELQQQGHRVVLVSSGAVGVGCARLGLTERPKVISVKQAVAAVGQGRLMRIYDDFFTAMQQPIAQVLLTRGDLVERNRYVNVYRTFQELLNLGVIPVVNENDTVAVDELKFGDNDTLSALVASLVDADWLFLLTDVDRLYSADPRTNPDAKPIVLVKNIDDLAVDTGSSGTQWGTGGMVTKISAAQIATGAGVRTVITRGQEPRNLLKILAGESIGTQFEPHARPISARQRWIAHGMVPAGKLYLDDGAVNAIRNAGKSLLAAGIIGIEGSFDADEAVRLCNLHGQEIARGLVNYNSQELQKIRGRRSEEIATILGHTGEDTVVHRDNLVVTKKSSSTLAQPSR